The Thioalkalivibrio thiocyanodenitrificans ARhD 1 genome window below encodes:
- the frr gene encoding ribosome recycling factor yields the protein MTDAIKKDAKNRMGKSIESLRHEMAKIRTGRAHTSLLDHVTVEYYGAEVPISQVANVNVEDARTLTVTPWEKDMVGKVEKAIMTSDLGLNPATQGTVIRVPMPALTEERRKDLVKVVRNEAENARVAVRNIRRDANNALKALLKDKEISEDEERRGQDEIQKLTDAHIEEVDKVLAEKERELMEV from the coding sequence ATGACTGATGCCATCAAGAAGGATGCCAAGAACCGCATGGGCAAGAGTATCGAATCCCTGCGACACGAAATGGCCAAGATCCGTACGGGGCGTGCCCACACCAGCCTCCTCGATCATGTCACCGTGGAGTACTACGGCGCCGAAGTGCCGATCAGCCAGGTGGCCAACGTGAACGTGGAGGATGCCCGTACGCTGACGGTCACGCCCTGGGAGAAGGACATGGTGGGTAAGGTGGAGAAGGCCATCATGACCTCGGATCTGGGCCTCAACCCGGCCACCCAGGGGACCGTGATTCGCGTGCCCATGCCGGCACTGACCGAGGAACGCCGCAAGGACCTGGTCAAGGTGGTGCGTAACGAGGCCGAGAATGCCCGTGTGGCGGTGCGCAACATCCGCCGTGATGCCAACAACGCCCTCAAGGCCCTGCTCAAGGACAAGGAGATCTCCGAGGACGAGGAGCGCCGGGGCCAGGACGAGATCCAGAAGCTGACCGACGCCCACATCGAGGAGGTGGACAAAGTCCTTGCCGAAAAGGAAAGGGAACTGATGGAAGTGTAG
- a CDS encoding phosphatidate cytidylyltransferase yields MSGLRPRVITGVALAAGVLAAILLLPTALFLLLVLAVLLLAAWEWSRLMGVEEKPVRILYLGLCLLAGFVALDHVLTLERLWPVQAGVIWWALVVVLLAVYRPGGPGAGSPALKGIAGVLTLVPACVALVVFHSLQPAWLVFLLLLTSCADSAAYFTGRRFGRSKLAPHISPGKTREGLFGALAATLVLGLAGARYFEVHQGLWFYFVALCLVTVLLSVAGDLFESLIKREAGVKDSGQILPGHGGVLDRIDSVTAAAPVFLMGLLWGGILAR; encoded by the coding sequence GTGAGCGGGCTTAGGCCGCGGGTCATCACGGGCGTGGCACTGGCGGCCGGCGTCCTGGCCGCGATCCTGCTGCTGCCCACCGCCCTGTTCCTGCTGCTGGTGCTGGCGGTGCTGCTGCTGGCCGCCTGGGAGTGGTCGCGGCTCATGGGGGTCGAGGAGAAGCCGGTGCGTATCCTCTACCTGGGCCTTTGCCTGCTGGCGGGCTTCGTGGCCCTGGACCACGTCCTGACGCTCGAGCGGCTGTGGCCGGTGCAGGCGGGTGTGATATGGTGGGCGTTGGTCGTGGTCCTGCTCGCGGTCTACCGCCCCGGCGGTCCCGGCGCGGGAAGTCCCGCCCTGAAGGGGATTGCGGGTGTGCTGACGCTGGTGCCCGCCTGCGTCGCGCTGGTGGTCTTTCACTCGCTCCAACCCGCCTGGCTGGTCTTTCTGCTCCTGCTGACCTCCTGCGCCGACAGCGCCGCCTATTTCACGGGCCGGCGCTTCGGCCGCAGCAAGCTGGCACCGCACATCAGCCCGGGCAAGACCCGCGAGGGCCTGTTCGGCGCCCTGGCTGCCACACTGGTGCTGGGGCTGGCGGGTGCCCGGTACTTCGAGGTGCACCAGGGCCTGTGGTTCTATTTCGTCGCACTGTGCCTGGTAACCGTATTGTTGTCCGTGGCCGGGGACCTGTTCGAAAGTCTGATCAAGCGCGAGGCGGGCGTGAAGGACAGTGGACAGATTCTCCCGGGGCACGGCGGTGTACTGGACAGGATCGACAGCGTGACGGCTGCCGCCCCGGTGTTCCTGATGGGTCTGCTATGGGGTGGCATCCTGGCCCGGTGA
- the tsf gene encoding translation elongation factor Ts: MQITASMVKELRERTGAGMMECKKALTETGGDMEAAIDLMRKSGQAKADKKADRVAAEGQVMVALSDDAGRAAIVEVNCETDFVAKDENFERFADRVASLVLANGPADVEALMALDAGDGTLEQARAALVAKIGENVQVRRFERLEAGDGSEFGYYRHGNRIGVVVELAGGDAELAKDISMHIAASRPVCVDESEVPQDLLDKEREIFSAQAAESGKPPEIVEKMVTGRIKKYLAEITLVGQPFVKDPDKTVGKLLDGANATVRRFVRYEVGEGIEKKSENFAEEVMAQARGA; the protein is encoded by the coding sequence ATGCAGATTACCGCATCCATGGTCAAGGAACTGCGCGAGCGCACCGGCGCCGGCATGATGGAGTGCAAGAAAGCGCTCACCGAGACGGGCGGCGACATGGAGGCCGCCATCGATCTGATGCGCAAGTCCGGCCAGGCAAAGGCCGACAAGAAGGCCGATCGCGTGGCCGCCGAGGGGCAGGTCATGGTGGCGTTGTCCGACGATGCCGGCCGTGCCGCCATCGTCGAGGTCAATTGCGAGACCGACTTCGTGGCCAAGGACGAGAACTTCGAGAGATTCGCCGACCGCGTGGCGTCACTGGTGCTCGCCAATGGCCCCGCCGACGTCGAGGCGCTGATGGCGCTCGACGCCGGTGACGGCACGCTGGAGCAGGCCCGTGCCGCCCTGGTGGCCAAGATCGGCGAGAATGTTCAGGTGCGCCGCTTCGAGCGCCTGGAGGCCGGTGACGGCAGCGAGTTCGGTTACTATCGTCACGGCAACCGCATCGGCGTGGTGGTGGAACTGGCCGGCGGTGACGCCGAACTTGCCAAGGACATCTCCATGCACATCGCCGCCAGCCGGCCCGTGTGCGTGGACGAGTCCGAGGTGCCCCAGGACCTGCTGGACAAGGAGCGCGAGATCTTCTCCGCACAGGCCGCCGAAAGCGGGAAGCCGCCGGAGATCGTCGAGAAGATGGTCACCGGCCGCATCAAGAAGTACCTGGCCGAGATCACCCTGGTGGGGCAGCCCTTTGTCAAGGACCCGGACAAGACCGTGGGCAAGCTGCTGGACGGGGCAAACGCCACGGTGCGCCGGTTTGTCCGCTACGAGGTCGGCGAGGGGATCGAGAAGAAATCCGAGAACTTTGCCGAAGAGGTCATGGCCCAGGCCAGGGGCGCCTGA
- a CDS encoding pyridoxamine 5'-phosphate oxidase family protein: MGKILNFITPAQATFIRAQPVYFVATAPRADNGHVNLSPKGLDSFRMLSPNAVAYLDLTGSGNETAAHLKENGRITLMFCAFEGAPGIVRLYGQGRVVRPGDPDWAGLVRQFPDFPGIRQIVRVDVRHTQTSCGFGVPEMNMVGQRDALEAWARRRGPEGVVAYQRLRNHVSIDGLPAPGLEAEPEP; the protein is encoded by the coding sequence ATGGGCAAGATCCTCAACTTCATCACCCCGGCGCAGGCCACGTTCATCCGGGCGCAACCCGTCTACTTCGTGGCCACCGCGCCGCGCGCCGACAACGGGCATGTGAACCTCTCGCCCAAGGGTCTGGACAGCTTCCGGATGCTCAGCCCCAACGCGGTGGCCTATCTGGATCTGACCGGCAGCGGCAACGAGACCGCCGCCCACCTGAAGGAGAACGGACGGATCACCCTGATGTTCTGCGCCTTCGAGGGCGCCCCGGGCATCGTGCGCCTGTACGGACAGGGGCGGGTGGTGCGCCCGGGAGATCCGGACTGGGCCGGATTGGTGCGGCAATTCCCGGATTTTCCGGGTATTCGTCAGATCGTGCGGGTGGACGTGCGCCACACGCAGACGTCGTGCGGATTCGGCGTGCCGGAGATGAACATGGTGGGACAGCGCGACGCGCTGGAGGCCTGGGCCCGTCGCAGGGGGCCCGAAGGGGTCGTGGCGTATCAGCGGCTCAGGAACCACGTGAGCATCGACGGGCTGCCGGCGCCGGGGCTCGAGGCCGAGCCGGAGCCATGA
- the pyrH gene encoding UMP kinase — translation MSEQPRPAYKRILLKLSGEALMGDQDYGIDPRVIDRIAREVTELSRIGVEVAIVIGGGNIFRGAGLAEAGMDRVTADHMGMLATVMNGLAMQDALERVGKFCRVMSALQINQVCEDYIRRRAVRHLEKGRIVVFAAGTGNPFFTTDTAASLRAIEINADIMIKATKVDGVYDSDPFKNSGAVRYERLTYEEALTRHLEVMDATALVMCRDNNIPLRVINIFNEGDLMRLVTGEPIGTLVERG, via the coding sequence ATGAGCGAACAACCCCGTCCGGCATACAAGCGCATTCTGCTCAAGCTGAGTGGCGAGGCCCTCATGGGGGATCAGGACTACGGTATCGATCCCAGGGTGATCGACCGCATCGCCCGGGAGGTGACCGAGTTGAGCCGGATCGGTGTGGAGGTGGCCATCGTCATCGGTGGCGGCAACATCTTCCGCGGCGCCGGACTGGCCGAGGCGGGCATGGACCGGGTCACCGCCGATCACATGGGCATGCTGGCCACGGTCATGAACGGGCTGGCCATGCAGGATGCCCTGGAGCGCGTGGGCAAGTTCTGCCGCGTGATGTCGGCGTTGCAGATCAACCAGGTCTGCGAGGACTACATCCGGCGCCGTGCCGTGCGTCACCTGGAAAAGGGTCGGATCGTGGTGTTTGCCGCCGGTACCGGAAACCCCTTCTTCACCACCGATACCGCCGCCAGCCTGCGGGCCATCGAGATCAATGCCGACATCATGATCAAGGCCACCAAGGTGGACGGGGTCTATGATTCTGATCCGTTCAAGAATTCCGGCGCCGTGCGCTACGAGCGTCTGACCTACGAGGAGGCCCTCACCCGCCACCTGGAGGTCATGGATGCCACCGCGCTGGTCATGTGCCGGGACAACAACATCCCCTTGCGGGTGATCAATATATTCAATGAGGGCGACCTGATGCGGCTCGTGACCGGCGAACCCATCGGCACCCTGGTCGAAAGAGGCTGA
- the map gene encoding type I methionyl aminopeptidase, which yields MAVTIKTPEEIEKMRVAGRLAAQVLEMIIPHVQPGITTDELDRICHDYIVNEQDAIPAPLNYKGFPRSICTSVNHQVCHGIPGDRRLKGGDILNIDVTVIKDGFHGDTSRMFCVGKPSVSARRVVNVAHKALWLGIGQVRPGARLGDIGHTIQQYVEANHCSVVREYCGHGIGRVFHEDPQVLHYGEPGTGLELEPGMTFTIEPMVNAGRRHTRLLADGWTVVTKDHSLSAQWEHTILVTADGHEVLTLRGEEKEQTAA from the coding sequence ATGGCCGTCACCATCAAGACCCCCGAAGAGATCGAGAAGATGCGCGTGGCCGGGCGGCTCGCCGCGCAGGTCCTCGAGATGATCATTCCCCATGTCCAGCCGGGGATCACCACCGACGAACTGGACCGCATCTGCCATGACTATATCGTCAATGAGCAGGACGCCATTCCCGCGCCCCTCAACTACAAGGGCTTTCCCCGCTCCATCTGTACCTCGGTCAATCATCAGGTATGCCACGGCATCCCCGGCGACCGGCGGCTCAAGGGCGGCGACATCCTCAATATCGATGTCACCGTGATCAAGGACGGCTTTCACGGCGACACCAGCCGCATGTTCTGCGTCGGCAAGCCCTCGGTCAGCGCCCGGCGGGTGGTGAACGTGGCCCACAAGGCACTCTGGCTGGGCATCGGACAGGTACGCCCCGGCGCCCGGCTGGGCGACATCGGCCACACCATCCAGCAGTACGTGGAGGCCAACCACTGCAGCGTGGTGCGCGAGTATTGCGGCCACGGCATCGGCCGCGTGTTCCACGAAGACCCCCAGGTGCTGCACTACGGGGAACCGGGCACCGGGCTGGAACTGGAACCGGGCATGACATTCACCATCGAACCCATGGTCAACGCCGGCAGGCGCCATACGCGGCTGCTGGCCGACGGCTGGACCGTCGTGACCAAGGATCACAGCCTCTCCGCCCAGTGGGAACACACCATCCTGGTCACGGCGGACGGACACGAGGTGCTCACCCTGCGCGGCGAAGAAAAGGAACAGACCGCCGCCTGA
- the rpsB gene encoding 30S ribosomal protein S2, translating to MSSVTMRQMLEAGVHFGHQTRYWNPKMAPFIFGDRNKIHIINLEKTLPLFNEAMNYLGKLAGNGGKILFVGTKRSARETIAEEAIRCKMPFVNHRWLGGMLTNFKTVRESIRRLKELELMRDDGTLNRLGKKEALMRTRELDKLERSLGGIKDMGGLPDAMFVIDVGYEKIAVSEANKLGIPVVAVVDTNNSIEGVDYVIPGNDDAMRAIQLYVSAAADAISNAQVAVRAAAASGDDEFVEVKDTAEAPRKKAAAKKKAAPPADADKPAEAPAESGAAAESGAAAE from the coding sequence ATGTCTAGCGTGACCATGCGCCAGATGCTGGAGGCCGGTGTCCATTTTGGCCATCAGACCCGCTACTGGAATCCCAAGATGGCCCCCTTCATCTTCGGGGACCGCAACAAGATCCATATCATCAATCTCGAGAAGACCCTGCCTCTGTTCAACGAGGCGATGAACTATCTGGGCAAGCTGGCCGGCAACGGCGGCAAGATCCTGTTCGTGGGCACCAAGCGTTCGGCCCGCGAAACCATCGCCGAAGAGGCCATCCGCTGCAAGATGCCGTTCGTGAACCACCGCTGGCTCGGCGGCATGCTCACCAATTTCAAGACCGTGCGCGAATCCATTCGCCGGCTCAAGGAGCTGGAGCTGATGCGCGACGACGGCACCCTGAACCGTCTGGGCAAGAAAGAGGCCCTGATGCGTACCCGTGAACTGGACAAGCTCGAACGCAGCCTGGGCGGCATCAAGGACATGGGCGGCCTGCCGGACGCCATGTTCGTCATTGACGTGGGTTACGAGAAGATCGCCGTCAGCGAAGCCAACAAGCTGGGTATCCCGGTGGTTGCCGTGGTGGACACCAACAACTCCATTGAAGGTGTCGATTACGTGATCCCCGGCAACGATGACGCCATGCGCGCCATCCAGCTCTATGTCTCCGCGGCAGCCGACGCCATCAGCAATGCACAGGTGGCCGTGCGGGCCGCCGCCGCATCCGGTGATGACGAGTTCGTCGAGGTCAAGGACACCGCCGAGGCGCCCAGGAAGAAGGCGGCTGCAAAGAAGAAGGCCGCGCCGCCGGCCGACGCCGACAAGCCGGCTGAAGCTCCGGCCGAGTCCGGGGCGGCGGCCGAGTCCGGAGCCGCGGCAGAGTGA
- the glnD gene encoding [protein-PII] uridylyltransferase, whose amino-acid sequence MAIASPIDDQTPHDWVPLPDAVAHPLDWEYHDRRLRDHAADVATYSDFLEATRRTLEAGFRSGVSVVELVHGRAAIVDRLLGLAWDGFGLGRHPKLALVAVGGYGRGELHPGSDVDLLLLCDTELTEDCGDDIGRFLTFLWDIGLDVGHSVRSLDECMQEARRDITVATNLMEARLLAGDETLMDRLEQSMSPARLWASNEYFFAKLSEQDARHHRYGDTAYRLEPNLKESPGGLRDIQMIGWVTHRHFGGSSLHELVEHHFLNEEEYRDLIDGQTFLWRVRFALHTLTGRREDRLLFDHQRSLADQLGFTDQNHNLAVEQFMQQYFRTVMELERLNEILLQHFKEAMLPDDGDDTPAPINRRFQARHGYLETVDDRVFLRHPPALLELFLLLEQHPELKGVRASTIRQIRTHRSLIDEDFRSRPACRSLFMEILRQPRGVTNQLRRMNRYGILAAYLPAFGMIVGRMQYDLFHAFTVDEHTLFVVRNLRRFAVPELADELPHCNHVFKGIPKPELLYLAGLFHDIAKGRGGDHSELGAGEAREFCLQHGLSRYDANLVSWLVRVHLLMSLTAQRRDISDPDVVLEFATQVGNSMRLDHLYLLTVADIRGTNPDHWNSWKDSLLATLYGATQRMLRRGLDNPLGQDELMGEVQTQALDLLRGAGVDEAACLALWKAFEPEYFLRHSADEIAWHTRAVLEADTTPLVRVRQETARGSTEIFVYTDDHPHLFALTTTALTQLGLDIVDARIITTRNGKTLDTYLVLEDAGQPVDGEMRMDEIAQTLTRRLANPDRPPTAVVRDTPRRLRHFNVPTRIEFGEKLYFNRTVLAITTGDRPGLLSRIGTTLTRCGIRVHNAKIATAGEQADDVFYITDLEDRPVTDSARQAEIEKALREALE is encoded by the coding sequence ATGGCCATCGCCTCCCCCATCGACGACCAGACCCCCCATGACTGGGTCCCCCTGCCGGACGCGGTGGCCCATCCCCTGGACTGGGAATACCACGACCGGCGCCTGCGCGACCATGCCGCCGACGTCGCCACCTACAGCGATTTCCTGGAAGCGACGCGGCGAACACTTGAGGCCGGCTTCCGTTCCGGGGTCAGCGTGGTGGAACTGGTGCACGGCCGGGCCGCCATTGTCGACCGGCTGCTGGGGCTGGCCTGGGACGGATTCGGCCTGGGCCGCCATCCGAAGCTGGCCCTGGTGGCGGTGGGCGGCTACGGCCGCGGCGAGCTTCACCCCGGCTCCGACGTGGACCTGCTGCTGCTGTGCGACACCGAACTCACGGAGGATTGCGGAGATGATATCGGGCGATTCCTCACCTTCCTCTGGGACATCGGCCTGGACGTGGGCCACAGCGTGCGCAGCCTGGACGAATGCATGCAGGAGGCGCGCCGGGACATCACCGTGGCCACGAATCTCATGGAGGCCCGCCTGCTGGCCGGAGACGAGACCCTCATGGACCGGCTGGAGCAGTCCATGTCACCCGCCCGGCTGTGGGCAAGCAACGAGTATTTCTTTGCCAAGCTGAGCGAGCAGGATGCCCGTCACCACCGTTACGGCGACACCGCCTACCGGCTCGAACCCAATCTCAAGGAAAGCCCCGGGGGGCTGCGCGATATCCAGATGATCGGCTGGGTGACGCACCGCCACTTCGGCGGCAGCAGCCTGCACGAACTGGTGGAGCACCATTTCCTCAACGAGGAGGAATACCGGGATCTGATCGACGGCCAGACCTTCCTGTGGCGCGTGCGCTTCGCCCTGCACACGCTCACGGGGCGAAGGGAAGACCGTCTCCTGTTCGACCACCAGCGATCCCTGGCCGACCAGCTGGGATTCACCGACCAGAACCACAACCTGGCCGTGGAACAGTTCATGCAGCAGTACTTCCGCACGGTCATGGAGCTCGAGCGGCTCAACGAGATCCTGCTGCAGCATTTCAAGGAGGCCATGCTGCCCGATGACGGGGATGACACCCCGGCGCCGATCAACCGCCGCTTCCAGGCCCGGCACGGCTATCTGGAAACGGTGGACGACCGGGTCTTCCTGCGCCATCCCCCCGCCCTCCTGGAGCTCTTTCTCCTGCTGGAGCAGCACCCGGAGCTCAAGGGGGTACGCGCCTCCACCATCCGCCAGATCCGCACCCACCGCTCCCTGATCGACGAGGATTTCCGCTCAAGGCCGGCCTGCCGCAGCCTGTTCATGGAGATCCTGCGCCAGCCCCGGGGCGTCACGAACCAGCTGCGGCGCATGAACCGTTACGGGATCCTGGCCGCGTACCTGCCGGCATTCGGCATGATCGTCGGACGCATGCAGTACGACCTGTTCCACGCGTTCACGGTGGACGAGCACACCCTGTTCGTGGTGCGCAACCTGCGCCGCTTCGCCGTGCCCGAACTGGCCGACGAGCTGCCCCATTGCAACCACGTCTTCAAGGGCATCCCCAAGCCGGAACTGCTGTATCTGGCGGGCCTGTTCCACGACATCGCCAAGGGGCGCGGCGGGGACCATTCCGAGCTCGGGGCGGGAGAGGCCAGGGAATTCTGCCTGCAGCACGGACTTTCCCGCTACGACGCGAACCTCGTGTCCTGGCTGGTGCGCGTTCACCTGCTGATGTCCCTGACCGCGCAGCGCCGGGACATCTCCGACCCGGACGTCGTGCTGGAGTTTGCCACCCAGGTGGGCAACAGCATGCGCCTGGATCACCTCTACCTGCTCACGGTGGCCGACATCCGGGGCACCAACCCGGATCACTGGAACTCATGGAAGGACTCGCTGCTGGCCACGCTGTACGGCGCCACTCAGCGCATGCTGCGCCGCGGCCTGGACAATCCCCTGGGCCAGGACGAACTGATGGGCGAGGTCCAGACCCAGGCCCTGGATCTGCTGCGCGGCGCGGGCGTCGACGAGGCCGCCTGCCTGGCGCTCTGGAAGGCGTTCGAGCCCGAGTATTTCCTGCGCCATTCCGCCGACGAGATCGCCTGGCACACCCGCGCGGTGCTGGAAGCGGACACCACGCCGCTGGTACGGGTGCGCCAGGAGACCGCCCGGGGCAGCACGGAGATCTTCGTCTACACGGATGACCATCCGCACCTGTTCGCCCTGACCACCACCGCACTGACCCAGCTGGGTCTGGACATCGTGGACGCGCGCATCATCACCACCCGCAACGGCAAGACCCTGGATACCTACCTGGTGCTGGAGGATGCCGGGCAGCCCGTGGACGGGGAGATGCGCATGGACGAGATTGCACAGACGCTGACGCGCCGCCTGGCCAACCCCGACCGCCCCCCCACCGCCGTGGTGCGCGACACGCCCCGCCGCCTGCGCCACTTCAACGTGCCCACGCGCATAGAATTCGGCGAGAAGCTCTACTTCAACCGCACCGTGCTGGCCATCACCACCGGCGACCGTCCGGGACTTCTGTCACGCATCGGCACCACACTCACCCGCTGCGGAATCCGGGTGCACAACGCCAAGATCGCCACCGCCGGTGAACAGGCCGACGACGTGTTCTACATCACGGACCTGGAGGACCGGCCCGTCACGGACAGCGCGCGGCAGGCGGAGATCGAGAAGGCGTTGAGGGAAGCGCTTGAGTAA
- a CDS encoding VOC family protein: MSGQFRGLHHASLLVADTQRSLDFYRDVLDMPVLDRPDLPFPGAWLEAGGQQIHLLELPNPDPVEGRPEHGGRDRHVALLVAGLDRICQRLEAAGITYTRSRSGRSAVFVRDPDGNALELMEAP; encoded by the coding sequence ATGAGCGGGCAGTTTCGCGGTCTCCACCATGCGAGTCTCCTGGTCGCCGACACGCAGCGCTCGCTGGACTTCTACCGGGATGTGCTGGACATGCCGGTGCTCGACCGTCCCGATCTGCCGTTCCCCGGCGCCTGGCTGGAGGCGGGCGGGCAGCAGATCCACCTGCTGGAACTGCCGAACCCGGATCCCGTCGAAGGCCGTCCGGAACATGGCGGCCGTGACCGGCACGTGGCCCTGCTGGTCGCCGGGCTCGACAGGATCTGTCAGCGCCTGGAGGCGGCGGGCATAACCTATACCCGGAGCCGGTCGGGCCGGTCCGCCGTATTCGTGCGGGATCCGGACGGCAATGCATTGGAGCTTATGGAAGCTCCCTAG
- the uppS gene encoding polyprenyl diphosphate synthase yields MSSDVSHKHAIPRHVAIIMDGNGRWARARHLPRTEGHRQGVHATRAAVRFCASRGVEALTLFAFSSENWRRPAGEVNTLMGLFVTALEKELPELESRNIRVRFIGERENFSGKLRSRIDEAERRTAGNTGMHLVIAVSYGGRWDIVCATRRLAEQAAAGSLEPGSITAEMLDAGLSTAGLPEPDLFIRTGGERRLSNFLLWQLAYTELFFSDVLWPDFDASELEAAFGFFARRERRFGRTGEQVSRERA; encoded by the coding sequence GTGAGCTCCGACGTCTCCCACAAGCATGCCATACCCCGCCATGTGGCCATCATCATGGATGGCAACGGCCGCTGGGCGCGCGCGCGTCATCTGCCTCGCACCGAGGGACACCGCCAGGGGGTGCACGCCACCCGCGCGGCCGTGCGCTTCTGTGCTTCCCGGGGCGTGGAGGCATTGACGCTGTTTGCCTTCAGCAGTGAGAACTGGCGCCGCCCGGCCGGCGAGGTGAACACGCTCATGGGCCTGTTTGTCACTGCCCTGGAGAAGGAGCTTCCGGAACTCGAATCCAGGAATATCCGCGTGCGGTTCATCGGGGAACGGGAGAACTTCTCCGGCAAGCTCAGGTCCCGGATCGATGAGGCCGAGCGGCGTACCGCCGGCAATACCGGTATGCATCTGGTCATTGCCGTGAGCTATGGGGGGCGCTGGGACATCGTGTGCGCCACCCGGCGGTTGGCGGAGCAGGCGGCGGCAGGCAGCCTCGAGCCCGGTTCCATCACGGCGGAAATGCTCGATGCCGGGTTGTCCACCGCCGGCCTGCCTGAACCGGACCTGTTCATTCGCACCGGCGGCGAGCGCCGGCTGAGCAACTTCCTGCTCTGGCAGCTGGCCTATACCGAGCTGTTCTTCAGCGATGTGCTGTGGCCGGATTTCGATGCGTCGGAACTGGAGGCGGCCTTCGGGTTCTTCGCCCGGCGCGAGCGCCGCTTCGGTCGCACCGGTGAACAGGTGAGCCGTGAGCGGGCTTAG